The Anaerolineales bacterium genomic interval GACCCCCAGGGTCTCACCGCCCCACTTCCAGCCATACTTATGGGCGTTGAAGAATTCCAGGTTGCCCATCATCGAGACATAGATGTATTCCTCGCCCGAGGTATCGACGTCAGCCTCAGCTCCGCTGCTGGGGGCCGGCGTGGCGGCCGGCGCGCACGCCGCGAGCAGAAGTGCCGTTGCGCACAAGAAGCCGACGAGCGTTCTTACGGTTGTGCGATTCATGTGAGTCCTCCTTCTTTAGCTTCTTAGGGATAGAACCGAAGTCGTCGGTTCGAACCACGCTCAGGATGCATGACCCATAGGTCTGTCCTTTCCTCAGGCGTCCCCTGTATGCCCGATCTCGTTCCAGCAGGTGTGGTCCTAAGAACCGCTCGCTCACGTTCAGTTCCGTATGTACAGGCACTACCCGTCGCGCCTGCGGCCATAACTGCGGAGAGGCCATTTCTGGGCGGCATGGTCGTCAACCGTCGTGCATCAACATGCAGCCAGCGCTCACGCCTCCAGCACGGACTTGATGACCTCCATGTCCAGATCGTCCCAGATACCTTCCCACAGGAGTCGTCCACCCGGAACCGCGCGGTTGTCGCAGAAGAGCTCGATCTGATTTCCCTCCGGATCGGCGAAATACATCGCCCAACTGATGCCGTTGTCGATGGGCTTTACCGCCACCCCGGACTCCGACAGACTTATGAACGCCTCGGCAAAGGCCCTCCTATCCGGCAGCTCAAAAGCCACATGATCGAAACCCGCGCCCTCGGGTGAGGGCGATGGCCTCGTCCCTTCCACCTTCATCAGGGCGATTTCGTGATGGGCGTCGGTGCAGCCCAGGAAGGCGTACTCGTCGCCGACCCTCTCGGTGAGGGTCATCTTGAGGTGACCCGTGTAGAAGGCGGCCGCCCGTTCGATGTCCTGGACTTTGAGACGCAGATGCCCGATCTTCATGCTGCCTACACCTCTAGCGCGGTCGTTCGGCTCTTACGGCTGCAATCGCGGACGCCTCACCATGACTCCAAGAGGGCCGTCATGCCGTTGTCCACCATGAGGCTGGCCCCGGTGATGTAGGAGGCTTCATCACTGGCCAGAAAGGCAGCCGCTTCGCCGACTTCCTCGGGCTTGCCGAGGCGCCCCAGCACCTGACGACGTTCGACGGCCTGCTTGGCCTTCTCGGGGTCAGGATCGCCAGCAAAGATGCCCTGGATGAGCGGCGTGTAGATCCAGCCCGGGCAGATGGCGTTGACCCGGATCTTGTCCTTGCCATGGTCGATGGCCATCACCCGCGTCAGGGTGACCACCCCGCCCTTGCTGGCTGCATACGGGGCCGTGCCGCCTGCGTTCTGGTACGAGTGGACCGAGGCTATATTGACGATCGCCCCTCCCCCGGCAGCTTGGATGTGCGGGATGGCATATTTCGAGCAAAGGAAGACGCCGCGCAGGTTAACCGCCAGGCAGCGATCCCACTCCTCGGTCGAGGTGTCGAGCACGGTCTTGTACACGCCGATGCCGGCGTTGTTGACCAGAACGTGCAGAGCCTTGAAACGATTGACGGTTTCCTCGACCATCCGTTTGATCGCTTCCTCCTGCGCTACGTCGCATTCGATGAAGATCGGCCCGGCGCCGCTCTTCTTTAGCTCGGCAGCAGCCTTCTCACCTTCGGCCCGATTGACATCGGCGATGACCACCTTAGCGCCTTCCCGGAGAAAGACAGCGGCGATCCCCTTCCCGATCCCCATGGCGCCGCCCGTGACAATGGCAACCTTGTTCTCGAGTTTCATGAGCCAGCCTCCTGCGCGGGCATGATCATGCCTCGCATGCCGCGTCCCTACCAGGGATTGCGCGGCGTCGACAGAAACACCGGACCTTTTGCCCCGACGGCAACGTTGTCCTCGATGCGAATCCCACCGAAACCCTCAATGTAGACACCCGGCTCGACGCTCGTTACCATCCCTTCCTGCAGGATCCCGTCGGCCCCGGGCATCAGGAATGGGGTGAACTCATGATAGCGCAGGCCAACCCCGTGCCCGGTGATGTGAACGAAATACTCGGCCAGCCCTGCCTTCTCCAGAACGCGCCGGGCGGCGGCGTCCGGATCCGAGAACAATGCCCCCGGGCGAAGCTCACGCGCCGCAGCCTGCTGTGCATCCAGAACTGCGTTGTGGACTTCCTTCTGGCGGGCCGTCGGCTCTCCTGCCACGGCAACGTAAGTGAGATCCGACCAGTACCCGTCGACGACCGTGGCCAA includes:
- a CDS encoding VOC family protein is translated as MKIGHLRLKVQDIERAAAFYTGHLKMTLTERVGDEYAFLGCTDAHHEIALMKVEGTRPSPSPEGAGFDHVAFELPDRRAFAEAFISLSESGVAVKPIDNGISWAMYFADPEGNQIELFCDNRAVPGGRLLWEGIWDDLDMEVIKSVLEA
- a CDS encoding glucose 1-dehydrogenase: MKLENKVAIVTGGAMGIGKGIAAVFLREGAKVVIADVNRAEGEKAAAELKKSGAGPIFIECDVAQEEAIKRMVEETVNRFKALHVLVNNAGIGVYKTVLDTSTEEWDRCLAVNLRGVFLCSKYAIPHIQAAGGGAIVNIASVHSYQNAGGTAPYAASKGGVVTLTRVMAIDHGKDKIRVNAICPGWIYTPLIQGIFAGDPDPEKAKQAVERRQVLGRLGKPEEVGEAAAFLASDEASYITGASLMVDNGMTALLESW